One genomic segment of Desulfocapsa sulfexigens DSM 10523 includes these proteins:
- a CDS encoding glycosyl hydrolase family 8 — MFCCRLTVFLPMLLFLCCLRPVCAAEPGTWAGFKEEFITAEGRVIDRHQQGISHSEGQGYSMLLAVAFDDRKTFSLLWQWTKGHLQVRKTDALSAWSWGKLPNGAMAPIDFNNASDGDICIAWALLLAREKWNLPTLQDEASRILSSIRSYLLLEKFGKTLLLPGYYGFAHTDTVTVNPSYLVLPAFKVFGRYGDRVLWQRVYDESLSLLKETSFGSWQLPADWLFLSEDGVTLLAEKPPLFGYEAIRVFLWTCWDDFPVSLPGTKMLVDLIESSGRFPVTVDLNTDSFSEQDAPGGFVAIAANCARQLDRKKLAKTLWLQAEQKIQQEGGIIIHRFSIFWPVPGGFHELSEWNLFCNCRTLLELPASRYGNGSDPTL, encoded by the coding sequence ATGTTCTGTTGCAGACTCACTGTCTTTCTGCCCATGTTACTCTTTCTCTGTTGCCTGCGTCCAGTTTGCGCTGCGGAACCGGGCACGTGGGCAGGTTTTAAGGAAGAATTTATCACCGCCGAGGGACGGGTGATTGATCGTCATCAACAAGGCATCAGTCATTCCGAAGGACAGGGCTACAGTATGCTCCTGGCAGTAGCATTTGACGATCGTAAAACATTTTCTCTGCTCTGGCAGTGGACGAAAGGTCATCTTCAGGTAAGAAAGACGGATGCTCTCAGCGCCTGGAGCTGGGGAAAATTACCCAACGGAGCGATGGCACCCATCGATTTTAACAATGCCAGTGATGGGGATATCTGCATCGCATGGGCACTTTTGCTGGCCAGGGAGAAATGGAACCTGCCGACTCTGCAGGATGAAGCGAGCAGGATACTGTCAAGTATTCGGAGCTATCTGTTGCTGGAAAAATTTGGCAAGACGCTGCTTCTTCCAGGGTATTATGGATTTGCGCATACCGATACGGTGACAGTCAATCCTTCCTATCTGGTTCTTCCTGCCTTCAAGGTGTTTGGCAGATACGGGGACAGGGTTCTCTGGCAGCGGGTGTATGATGAGAGCCTTTCATTATTGAAAGAGACGTCCTTTGGCAGCTGGCAACTTCCTGCAGACTGGCTTTTTCTGAGTGAGGATGGTGTTACGCTTCTTGCCGAAAAACCACCTCTTTTTGGCTATGAGGCCATTCGAGTGTTTCTCTGGACCTGTTGGGATGATTTCCCCGTCAGCCTTCCAGGGACAAAGATGTTAGTGGATTTGATCGAATCCAGTGGCAGGTTTCCAGTAACTGTTGACTTGAATACCGACAGCTTCAGTGAGCAGGATGCCCCTGGAGGATTCGTCGCGATAGCTGCAAACTGTGCCAGGCAACTGGATAGAAAAAAACTGGCGAAAACCTTGTGGCTGCAGGCTGAACAAAAAATCCAGCAGGAAGGGGGGATTATTATTCACAGGTTCTCTATCTTCTGGCCAGTACCCGGAGGATTCCATGAGTTGTCTGAGTGGAATCTCTTTTGTAATTGCAGGACTCTGCTGGAGTTACCTGCTTCCCGCTACGGGAATGGCTCAGACCCCACTCTCTGA
- a CDS encoding cellulose synthase subunit BcsC-related outer membrane protein → MSCLSGISFVIAGLCWSYLLPATGMAQTPLSEKKVHNQAAVVYQKEQQSVLKSTNRTVVRESVEQSPARVSRTPQQFLRSLPSPSSEDTQEAAADPLAAVLAYGWQEYGLENYAQAKKFFLQAVISKNVENRRNAEYGLMYSYLKLGETDSALPLLQHFVARGEQLESTAPVLAALLFDRGDIEALQELLPKLSPADQKEWRERIVFAQFQDALVALNEGSRQDEVRNFLQQYRPVLEECRQQEQFFRLATLFMKDSPYLAKNIFADLRKCLPEDHHWQERVLREQLQVMSNNELFTAVSIPFDGTVSESTWKRLLKETTWQRLEQLEPKDPVYDSFVQALYELDPNNPEAASMAAWSCYQRGEYACAGDIFSTLLRNNPTDDTLLGLAYTLQKKGESAEALYLLDQHSDRKSELLNQLRYDLHATLGGNFYLSKDYEKAVVHLELALIQRPENVDLEQMLLWSRFHLGESKPLVEFLWQQYEQDEAADTAISLSHVLGVIEDPEFTKEVMARFAESEKAEVRKVAGEYAFRQNHPVLADQIYQGPGPYAGSAAPALDSLFHFRSKGGDEGTSSLNAATLVARQTFSSHSGKTWSIAIFPLSIDSGSLAADVQVGSAFRSPDQSQVRPELWEEDAFALGWRGGLQIEGELDWDIGIGSTPLNGVISPTLVGRLQGSGSDWGFALERDSVKESMLSWLGQTDPYSGQAWGRVVETKLGGHKTISLNDWWLAVEGQYGWYNGERVEQNTSLTVSLSGGYTEDWDDFEQSTGLFLFARGFERNSNFYTFGHGGYYSPEQQIIAGPFFRLVTSVATNYWLEASCSAGLNYRKTDDAPRYARLGAVNVGAEDPGWDDLLGTYAGESDTGLGLDARVRGILPLSNGWFIGGDASINNVADFTQWQVAVALRYRFGKGMGLGLPERDLSMLTGLVQ, encoded by the coding sequence ATGAGTTGTCTGAGTGGAATCTCTTTTGTAATTGCAGGACTCTGCTGGAGTTACCTGCTTCCCGCTACGGGAATGGCTCAGACCCCACTCTCTGAAAAAAAAGTACATAATCAGGCAGCTGTTGTGTACCAGAAAGAGCAGCAATCCGTCCTGAAGTCCACAAACAGAACTGTAGTCAGGGAATCTGTTGAACAGAGTCCGGCCAGAGTATCCAGAACCCCGCAGCAGTTTCTGCGCAGTTTACCTTCTCCTTCATCAGAGGATACACAGGAGGCAGCTGCAGATCCGTTGGCAGCTGTCCTGGCCTATGGCTGGCAGGAATATGGGCTGGAGAACTATGCTCAGGCAAAAAAGTTCTTTTTACAGGCAGTTATTTCGAAAAACGTTGAAAATCGCCGTAATGCTGAATATGGCCTGATGTATAGCTATCTGAAACTCGGTGAAACAGATTCCGCTCTGCCTCTGCTGCAACATTTCGTTGCCCGGGGTGAGCAACTTGAATCGACAGCCCCGGTTCTGGCTGCACTTCTCTTTGATCGGGGAGATATTGAAGCTCTTCAGGAATTACTTCCGAAGCTCTCCCCGGCCGACCAGAAAGAGTGGCGGGAGCGAATTGTTTTTGCCCAGTTTCAAGACGCTCTGGTGGCATTGAATGAAGGCAGCAGGCAGGATGAAGTGAGGAATTTTCTCCAGCAATACAGACCCGTCCTTGAAGAGTGTCGGCAGCAGGAACAGTTTTTTCGTCTGGCTACCCTTTTTATGAAGGACAGTCCTTACCTGGCAAAGAATATCTTCGCAGATTTGAGGAAATGTTTGCCGGAGGATCATCACTGGCAGGAACGGGTTCTCCGTGAACAGTTGCAGGTAATGAGTAATAACGAGCTGTTTACAGCGGTATCGATTCCATTCGATGGAACAGTATCGGAGTCGACCTGGAAGCGCTTGCTCAAGGAAACCACGTGGCAGAGATTGGAGCAGCTTGAGCCGAAGGATCCAGTCTACGATTCTTTTGTCCAGGCACTCTACGAGTTGGATCCGAACAATCCTGAAGCGGCTTCAATGGCAGCCTGGTCCTGTTATCAGCGAGGAGAGTATGCTTGTGCCGGAGATATTTTCTCTACTCTGCTGCGCAATAATCCAACGGATGATACACTGCTCGGCCTTGCTTACACTCTGCAGAAAAAAGGTGAATCAGCTGAAGCCCTGTACCTGCTCGATCAGCATTCCGACAGGAAAAGTGAACTCCTCAATCAACTCCGCTATGATCTTCATGCAACTCTGGGGGGAAATTTTTATCTGAGCAAAGACTATGAGAAAGCAGTCGTGCACCTGGAGCTGGCTCTGATCCAGCGGCCAGAGAACGTGGACCTTGAGCAGATGCTCCTCTGGAGTCGCTTTCATCTGGGGGAGAGCAAGCCATTAGTGGAGTTTCTCTGGCAGCAGTATGAACAGGATGAGGCGGCCGATACGGCAATATCACTTTCTCATGTGCTTGGAGTTATAGAGGATCCTGAGTTTACAAAAGAGGTGATGGCACGTTTTGCAGAATCAGAGAAAGCAGAGGTACGGAAAGTAGCTGGAGAGTACGCTTTTCGGCAGAACCATCCGGTACTGGCGGACCAGATTTATCAGGGGCCGGGACCCTATGCTGGAAGTGCTGCGCCAGCACTTGATAGCTTGTTTCACTTTCGCAGCAAGGGGGGAGATGAGGGTACCTCCAGTCTCAATGCGGCAACCCTTGTTGCGAGACAAACGTTTTCCAGTCATTCCGGAAAAACCTGGTCGATTGCTATCTTCCCTCTGTCCATTGATTCTGGATCCCTGGCGGCAGACGTTCAGGTTGGAAGTGCATTTCGCTCGCCCGATCAATCACAGGTTCGGCCAGAGCTGTGGGAGGAAGATGCTTTTGCCTTGGGATGGCGCGGTGGTTTGCAGATTGAAGGGGAGCTGGACTGGGATATTGGGATTGGTAGTACACCCCTCAATGGAGTTATTTCTCCGACTCTTGTCGGTAGGTTGCAGGGCAGTGGCTCCGATTGGGGCTTTGCCTTGGAAAGGGATTCCGTCAAGGAGTCCATGCTTTCATGGCTTGGTCAAACGGATCCGTACAGTGGACAGGCGTGGGGGAGGGTAGTAGAGACAAAGCTTGGTGGACATAAAACGATTTCTCTCAATGACTGGTGGCTGGCCGTAGAAGGACAGTATGGCTGGTATAATGGGGAGCGTGTGGAACAAAACACTTCTTTGACTGTATCGCTGAGTGGCGGGTATACCGAGGACTGGGATGATTTTGAACAGTCAACCGGACTCTTTCTCTTCGCTCGCGGCTTTGAGCGTAACTCTAATTTTTATACCTTTGGGCATGGAGGCTATTACAGCCCTGAGCAACAAATTATTGCCGGACCATTTTTTCGCTTAGTGACATCAGTAGCCACCAATTATTGGCTGGAGGCCTCCTGTTCTGCAGGCCTTAATTATCGTAAAACCGACGACGCACCCCGTTACGCCAGGCTTGGTGCTGTCAACGTTGGCGCAGAAGATCCTGGCTGGGATGATCTGCTTGGAACATACGCCGGGGAAAGTGACACCGGGCTGGGTCTGGATGCGCGGGTTCGTGGTATTCTGCCGCTATCAAATGGATGGTTTATCGGTGGAGATGCTTCAATTAATAATGTGGCTGATTTTACCCAGTGGCAGGTTGCTGTAGCGCTTCGTTATCGTTTCGGTAAAGGAATGGGGCTTGGCTTACCAGAGAGGGATCTTTCAATGTTAACAGGTCTGGTTCAATGA
- a CDS encoding PP2C family protein-serine/threonine phosphatase, with translation MSDVTAIADFTDSRILVVDDNPVNRELLASIVRNAGYGVVTAIGGKEALELVRQHPFDLILLDIVMPEMDGFAVCKSLQEDLQTRDVPIIMVSSLDLSETKIHCFDLGAIDYITKPFHRGEVLARIRSQLGIKHLTASLQKSNKKLQERQNVVEQDLMAAAAIQRALLPERIPFTDRLQVEYVFTPCERIGGDIFNVFALDDHSVGIYIVDVCGHGVPAAMIATLVSQAMSQSGNVICSLFTEDKCSTIQSPLQVLERLDRLFPIERFDRYFTISYMVLDLRDGSYSYSSAGHPPILLQKKNGEVVFLEAGGPIIGLGEFAPRREADSGQLTPGDRLFFYTDGIIELENAVGEMFGVEGMKLLVKQQKDLPLGCYSSAIAQGLEKFSHGSSVNDDISLLCLEYLG, from the coding sequence ATGAGTGATGTGACAGCAATAGCGGATTTTACAGATAGCAGGATTCTTGTTGTTGATGACAACCCGGTCAATAGAGAGCTTTTGGCATCAATTGTGCGAAATGCTGGTTATGGTGTTGTCACTGCTATCGGAGGCAAGGAAGCGCTGGAACTGGTAAGGCAGCATCCTTTCGACCTTATTTTGCTTGATATCGTAATGCCGGAAATGGATGGCTTTGCGGTGTGTAAGTCCCTGCAGGAGGACCTGCAAACCAGAGACGTACCTATCATAATGGTTTCTTCTCTTGATCTTTCTGAAACGAAAATTCACTGTTTTGATCTGGGTGCCATCGATTATATAACCAAACCCTTTCACAGGGGAGAAGTTCTTGCCAGAATACGCTCACAACTCGGTATTAAACACCTGACAGCCTCTCTCCAAAAGAGCAATAAGAAGCTCCAGGAGAGACAGAATGTTGTTGAGCAGGATCTGATGGCAGCAGCAGCAATTCAACGGGCATTGCTGCCGGAACGTATTCCGTTCACCGATCGCCTTCAGGTAGAATACGTCTTTACTCCCTGTGAGCGTATCGGGGGCGATATCTTCAATGTTTTTGCTCTTGATGATCATTCTGTCGGGATATACATAGTCGATGTCTGCGGCCATGGAGTACCCGCTGCGATGATTGCAACGCTGGTTTCCCAGGCCATGTCGCAGAGTGGGAATGTTATCTGTTCCTTGTTCACAGAGGATAAGTGCTCGACCATACAAAGCCCGCTACAGGTACTTGAACGGCTTGACAGGCTCTTTCCGATTGAACGTTTTGATCGTTATTTTACCATATCGTATATGGTTCTTGATCTGCGTGATGGGTCATACAGCTACAGCAGTGCCGGACATCCTCCTATTCTGCTGCAGAAAAAAAATGGAGAGGTTGTTTTTTTAGAAGCCGGTGGACCGATAATTGGTCTGGGTGAGTTCGCCCCTCGGCGGGAAGCGGATTCAGGGCAACTTACTCCTGGAGACAGACTCTTTTTTTATACCGATGGTATTATTGAACTTGAAAATGCGGTGGGAGAGATGTTCGGTGTGGAAGGGATGAAATTACTGGTGAAGCAACAGAAAGATCTCCCTCTTGGTTGCTATTCTTCAGCCATCGCTCAAGGGCTGGAAAAATTTTCCCACGGTTCTTCTGTAAATGATGATATCAGCTTACTTTGTCTTGAATATTTAGGCTAA
- a CDS encoding efflux transporter outer membrane subunit: MSTGHLLSQAHCFLFCLLSLVSFSACSHIVQDDVQPSVVAEPSYTISHHQALEKLPTKWWQVFDDPLLDAYIEQALANNFTLQEGFARLKQARSIQNQAGSQLYPTLDGRVRAESEWEAENTRTDSNRIELDLSWEVDLWGRLSSVAQATSFETFAAEDELQGLALLLSVEVADTYFQLVVQYLYQQLLQRQIEANTISLNVIRLRFANGLVSLVDVYQQKQLLAAVKAELPVSEARNIILQNRLHVLLGQPPESTPLVFRQTFPEIPALPMLGIPADLLQNRPDLRQLQRELVAADYRVAEAVADRLPALKIGGSAAFISGDFITALFADALATIVDWGGKKSEVEKKKAMVEEKTARYSQRYLVAIEEVENSLWQERKHEQLLTALAEQLMISKATLRESRSRYIQGMTDYIPVLTALVSFQKLEINILQRKQEKISYRLLLYRALGTDVLGSDRDALLIDNSKNLL, from the coding sequence ATGAGCACTGGACATTTGTTATCGCAAGCCCATTGTTTTCTTTTTTGTCTGCTGAGTCTTGTCTCTTTCTCAGCTTGCAGCCATATTGTTCAGGACGATGTCCAGCCATCTGTTGTTGCCGAACCATCCTATACCATCAGCCACCACCAAGCCCTTGAGAAGCTCCCGACTAAATGGTGGCAGGTGTTTGATGATCCACTTCTTGACGCCTATATAGAACAGGCCCTGGCGAATAATTTTACCCTCCAGGAAGGCTTTGCAAGACTGAAACAGGCGCGTTCCATTCAAAATCAGGCCGGTTCTCAGCTTTATCCAACGCTGGATGGCCGGGTTCGGGCGGAATCGGAGTGGGAAGCGGAGAATACTCGAACTGACAGTAACAGAATAGAGCTGGATCTGTCCTGGGAAGTGGATCTCTGGGGTCGACTTTCTTCAGTTGCACAGGCAACATCCTTTGAAACCTTTGCTGCCGAAGACGAGCTTCAGGGACTGGCTCTGCTCCTCAGTGTCGAGGTGGCAGATACTTACTTCCAGCTTGTTGTGCAGTATCTTTACCAGCAGTTGCTGCAACGTCAGATAGAGGCTAATACAATTTCTCTTAATGTGATAAGGCTTCGCTTTGCAAATGGCCTGGTCTCTCTTGTCGATGTTTACCAGCAGAAACAGCTTCTTGCCGCTGTCAAGGCAGAACTCCCCGTCAGTGAAGCACGAAATATTATTCTTCAGAACAGGCTTCATGTGCTTCTTGGACAACCTCCGGAATCAACTCCCCTGGTGTTTCGTCAAACCTTTCCTGAAATTCCCGCCCTGCCGATGCTTGGGATCCCCGCCGATCTGCTGCAAAACAGGCCCGATCTCAGACAGTTGCAGAGAGAACTGGTTGCCGCGGATTACCGGGTGGCCGAGGCTGTGGCTGATCGTCTGCCTGCTTTGAAAATTGGAGGGTCTGCAGCATTTATCAGTGGCGACTTTATCACTGCTCTCTTTGCAGATGCCCTGGCGACAATTGTTGACTGGGGAGGGAAAAAGAGTGAAGTGGAGAAAAAGAAGGCGATGGTGGAAGAAAAAACAGCCCGTTATTCCCAGAGATATCTAGTGGCCATCGAGGAGGTGGAGAACAGTCTCTGGCAGGAACGAAAGCATGAACAGTTACTCACTGCTCTTGCGGAACAGCTGATGATCTCAAAGGCAACGCTGCGCGAAAGCAGGAGTCGATATATCCAGGGAATGACGGATTATATCCCTGTTCTTACAGCGTTAGTCTCATTTCAAAAACTGGAAATTAATATCCTGCAGCGCAAGCAGGAAAAAATTTCCTACCGGCTTCTTCTCTACAGGGCTCTGGGCACTGATGTCCTGGGTTCTGATCGCGATGCTCTACTAATTGATAACTCAAAAAATCTCCTATGA
- a CDS encoding efflux RND transporter periplasmic adaptor subunit has protein sequence MKTFLSFLVLILAVAVSFWLYANKPQTKKSKPERPVPMVRTILVQPTNEAVVFEAAGLVIPAREVELQTEVEGRIIEQNTELVPGGIVAEGEMLIQIDPLDYRLQVSEREAELATARYELEVEEGRQIIAREEWSILEQELLGDKVSKHLALREPHLRNSHARLEAAESRLAAAKLAEKRTTIRAPFNGLILKESVETGQFVGRQTVIAALVSTDQFWVQASVPLSLLDRLQFPDGQGGKGSAAQIVLDKGYGGKPTLREGTIFKLLPDLDPKSRMARLLIEIPDPFNLDKEIQGNLGGKILLGSYVKVQLNAGEFPDVYVVPRAALREGDLLWLISAEGRLDIRPVKVLWRRIDEVLVTAEEALDEPIVVSRLVSPVTGMQIRTDAHRK, from the coding sequence ATGAAAACCTTTCTCTCGTTCCTTGTTTTGATTCTGGCGGTAGCAGTGTCATTCTGGTTATACGCGAATAAACCGCAGACGAAAAAGAGTAAACCCGAGCGCCCTGTTCCAATGGTGAGAACCATACTAGTTCAGCCGACGAATGAGGCCGTGGTGTTTGAGGCCGCTGGTTTAGTGATTCCGGCTCGGGAAGTGGAATTGCAGACTGAGGTGGAAGGGCGCATTATTGAACAGAATACTGAGCTTGTTCCAGGTGGGATTGTTGCTGAGGGGGAAATGCTGATTCAGATTGATCCCCTCGACTACCGTCTGCAGGTGAGCGAGCGCGAAGCGGAACTGGCCACGGCTCGTTATGAACTTGAGGTCGAAGAGGGGAGACAGATCATTGCCCGTGAGGAATGGAGCATCCTCGAGCAGGAGCTTTTGGGAGATAAGGTTAGTAAGCATCTGGCGCTGCGTGAGCCACACTTGAGAAACAGTCATGCCCGCCTTGAGGCCGCTGAGAGTCGTCTTGCTGCAGCAAAGCTTGCAGAGAAACGGACTACCATTCGTGCCCCTTTTAATGGTCTGATCCTTAAAGAGTCCGTTGAGACAGGACAGTTTGTTGGCAGGCAGACAGTGATTGCAGCCCTAGTCTCCACGGATCAGTTTTGGGTTCAGGCCTCGGTGCCTCTCTCTCTCCTTGATAGATTGCAGTTTCCGGACGGGCAGGGAGGGAAAGGCAGTGCTGCTCAAATTGTGCTCGACAAAGGATACGGAGGGAAACCGACCCTGCGTGAGGGCACAATTTTTAAGCTTCTGCCAGATCTTGATCCCAAGAGTCGTATGGCCAGACTGCTGATTGAAATTCCAGATCCCTTTAACCTTGATAAAGAAATACAGGGAAATCTGGGAGGGAAAATACTCCTCGGTAGCTATGTAAAGGTGCAGTTGAATGCTGGTGAATTTCCCGATGTGTATGTGGTACCTCGTGCAGCACTGCGTGAAGGTGACCTGCTGTGGCTGATATCCGCAGAAGGGCGGTTGGATATACGTCCGGTAAAGGTTCTGTGGCGACGCATTGATGAGGTTCTGGTTACTGCCGAAGAGGCTCTTGATGAGCCGATTGTTGTCAGCCGTCTGGTTTCACCCGTAACTGGGATGCAGATTCGCACCGACGCGCACAGGAAATAG